A region from the Arachis ipaensis cultivar K30076 chromosome B01, Araip1.1, whole genome shotgun sequence genome encodes:
- the LOC107614066 gene encoding uncharacterized protein LOC107614066: MRGSCLKNLFLYHLTVITRTPSTSFLIPSPSSPFPAPNYATATKTLEKQSFTVNYLVENCGFLPDSALHTSKYVLLKSPEKPDSVIALFRSFGFSDLQIHNVIRRSPQLLVSKPKETILPKLQFLISKGASKSQLARLIELNPLILKRSLEKHLIPTFDLLNNFIRSEERTVASILRAGQILTCSRTLRNINMLVDLGAREISMSWLIRQWPWLILYTSEVRLKSIIDEVIKMGVDPNKSNFVPALYAKFLPKSMWDKKVELYKSFGLTDDNIREAFVKHPFCMLKSVQKIEDCIGLFVKELGWEPAEVTNNPVLLSLDLDKRVFPRAAVMKILISNGVIKSGRHVSAYYVSEGDFFKKYVNRAKDHAPDLLKLYHEKMNLAVMDSKLMS; the protein is encoded by the coding sequence aTGCGGGGATCTTGTCTCAAAAACCTGTTCTTGTACCACCTTACTGTCATAACAAGAACCCCATCAACCTCATTTCTGATTCCTTCACCATCTTCCCCATTCCCTGCTCCCAATTACGCCACAGCCACAAAAACCCTGGAAAAACAATCCTTTACGGTGAATTACCTCGTGGAAAATTGTGGGTTCCTCCCAGATTCCGCTCTTCATACTTCGAAATACGTCCTTTTAAAGAGTCCCGAGAAACCCGACTCAGTCATCGCACTCTTCAGGAGCTTCGGTTTCTCAGATTTGCAGATTCACAATGTCATTCGGAGATCGCCCCAGCTTCTCGTCAGCAAACCCAAAGAGACCATCTTGCCCAAGCTCCAGTTCCTCATCTCCAAAGGTGCTTCAAAATCCCAACTTGCCCGCCTCATCGAGCTCAACCCTCTAATCTTGAAAAGAAGCTTAGAGAAACACCTGATCCCCACTTTCGATTTGTTGAACAATTTCATTCGTTCTGAAGAAAGGACCGTTGCTTCTATCTTACGCGCTGGCCAAATTTTAACTTGTTCTAGGACGCTTCGAAATATTAACATGTTGGTTGATTTAGGAGCCCGTGAGATAAGCATGTCATGGCTAATTCGCCAGTGGCCTTGGTTGATTCTATACACTTCTGAAGTTCGCCTTAAGAGTATAATAGATGAAGTCATTAAAATGGGGGTTGATCCCAACAAGTCTAATTTTGTTCCTGCATTATATGCTAAGTTTCTTCCAAAGTCCATGTGGGATAAGAAAGTTGAGTTGTACAAGAGTTTTGGATTAACTGATGACAACATTCGTGAGGCTTTTGTGAAGCACCCTTTCTGTATGCTGAAATCTGTGCAGAAAATTGAGGACTGCATTGGATTGTTTGTCAAAGAACTCGGTTGGGAGCCTGCTGAAGTAACCAATAATCCGGTTCTTCTCTCGCTGGATTTGGACAAAAGGGTATTTCCGAGGGCTGCTGTCATGAAGATTCTTATCTCCAATGGTGTCATTAAGAGTGGCAGGCATGTTTCTGCATATTATGTTTCTGAAGGGGATTTCTTTAAGAAGTATGTTAATCGTGCTAAGGATCATGCTCCCGACTTATTGAAGCTGTATCATGAGAAAATGAATCTTGCAGTAATGGATAGTAAATTGATGTCTTGA
- the LOC107614050 gene encoding uncharacterized protein LOC107614050: protein MLGSCLKNLFLYDLTVITRTPSTSFLIPSPSSPFPAPNYATVTKTLEKQSFTVNYLVENCGFLPDSALRASKYVLLKSPEKPDSVIALFRSFGFTDLQFHNVIRRSPKVLVSKPKETILPKLEFLISKGASKSQLARIIELNPLILKRSLEKHLIPTFDFLNNFIRSEERTVASILRAVRILTYSKTLRNINLLVDLGVREISMSWLIRQWPCLLVFNSEVRLKSIVDEVIKMGVDPNKANFVAALYAKFLPKSMWDKKVELYKSFGLTDDNIREAFVKHPFCMLKSVQKIEACVGFFVKELGWETAEVTNNPVLLSLDLDKRIVPRAAVMKILISNGVIKSGRHASAYFVSEEEFFKKYVNRDKDHAPDLLTLYNEKMNLPVMDSKLMS, encoded by the coding sequence ATGCTGGGATCTTGTCTCAAAAACCTGTTCTTGTACGACCTTACTGTCATCACAAGAACCCCATCAACCTCATTTCTGATCCCTTCACCTTCTTCCCCATTCCCTGCTCCCAATTACGCTACAGTCACAAAAACCCTGGAAAAACAATCCTTTACGGTGAATTACCTCGTGGAAAATTGTGGGTTCCTCCCAGATTCCGCTCTTCGTGCTTCCAAATACGTCCTTTTAAAGAGTCCCGAGAAACCCGACTCAGTCATCGCACTCTTCAGGAGCTTCGGTTTCACAGATTTGCAGTTTCACAATGTCATTCGGAGATCACCCAAGGTTCTCGTCAGCAAACCCAAAGAGACCATCTTGCCCAAGCTCGAGTTCCTCATCTCCAAAGGTGCTTCAAAATCCCAACTTGCCCGCATCATTGAGCTCAACCCTCTAATCTTGAAAAGAAGCTTAGAGAAACACCTGATCCCCACTTTCGATTTTTTGAACAATTTCATTCGTTCTGAAGAAAGGACCGTTGCTTCTATCTTACGCGCTGTCCGAATTTTAACTTATTCTAAGACGCTTCGAAATATTAACTTGTTGGTTGATTTAGGAGTCCGTGAGATAAGCATGTCATGGCTAATTCGCCAGTGGCCTTGCTTGCTTGTATTCAATTCTGAAGTTCGCCTCAAGAGTATAGTAGATGAAGTCATTAAAATGGGGGTTGATCCCAACAAGGCTAATTTTGTTGCTGCATTGTATGCTAAGTTTCTTCCAAAGTCCATGTGGGATAAGAAAGTTGAGTTGTACAAGAGTTTTGGATTAACTGATGACAACATTCGTGAGGCTTTTGTGAAGCACCCTTTCTGTATGCTGAAATCTGTGCAGAAAATTGAGGCCTGCGTTGGATTCTTTGTCAAAGAACTCGGTTGGGAGACTGCTGAAGTAACCAATAATCCGGTTCTTCTCTCGCTGGATTTGGACAAAAGGATTGTTCCGAGGGCTGCTGTCATGAAGATTCTTATCTCCAATGGTGTCATTAAGAGTGGCAGGCATGCTTCTGCATATTTTGTTTCTGAAGAGGAGTTTTTTAAGAAGTATGTTAATCGTGACAAGGATCATGCTCCCGACTTATTGACGCTGTATAATGAGAAAATGAATCTTCCAGTAATGGATAGTAAATTGATGTCTTGA
- the LOC107614038 gene encoding uncharacterized protein LOC107614038: MRGSCLKNLFLYHLTVITRTPSTSFLIPSPSSPFPAPNYATVTKTLEKQSFTVSYLVNNCGFLPDSALRASKYVLLKSPEKPDSVIALFRSFGFSDLQIHNVIRRSPKVLVSKPKETILPKLEFLISKGASKSQLARLIELNPLILQRSLEKHLIPTFDFLNNFIRSEERTVASILRAVPILTCSKTLRNINMLVDLGVREISMSWLIRQWPWLILYASEVRLKSIVDEVIKMGVDPNKANFVAALYAKFLPKSMWDKKVELYKSFGLTDDNIREAFVKHPFCMLKSVQKIEACVGFFVKELGWEPAEVTNNPVLLSLDLDKRIVPRAAVMKILISNGVIKSGRHASAYYVSEEEFFKKYVNRDKDHAPDLLTLYHEKMNLPVMDSKLMS, from the coding sequence ATGCGGGGATCTTGTCTCAAAAACCTGTTCTTGTACCACCTTACAGTCATCACAAGAACCCCATCAACCTCATTTCTGATCCCTTCACCTTCTTCCCCATTCCCTGCTCCCAATTACGCTACAGTCACCAAAACCCTGGAAAAACAATCCTTTACGGTGAGTTACCTCGTCAACAATTGTGGGTTCCTCCCAGATTCCGCTCTTCGAGCTTCGAAATACGTCCTTTTAAAGAGTCCCGAGAAACCCGACTCAGTCATTGCACTCTTCAGGAGCTTCGGTTTCTCAGATTTGCAGATTCACAATGTCATTCGGAGATCACCCAAGGTTCTCGTCAGCAAACCCAAAGAGACCATCTTACCCAAGCTCGAGTTCCTCATCTCCAAAGGTGCTTCAAAATCGCAACTTGCCCGCCTCATCGAGCTCAACCCTCTAATCTTGCAAAGAAGCTTAGAGAAACACCTGATCCCCACTTTCGATTTTTTGAACAATTTCATTCGTTCTGAAGAAAGGACCGTTGCTTCTATCTTACGCGCTGTCCCAATTTTAACTTGTTCTAAGACGCTTCGAAATATTAACATGTTGGTTGATTTAGGAGTCCGTGAGATAAGCATGTCATGGCTGATTCGCCAGTGGCCTTGGTTGATTCTATACGCTTCTGAAGTTCGCCTTAAGAGTATAGTAGATGAAGTCATTAAAATGGGGGTTGATCCCAACAAGGCTAATTTTGTTGCTGCATTGTATGCTAAGTTTCTTCCAAAGTCCATGTGGGATAAGAAAGTTGAGTTGTACAAGAGTTTTGGATTAACTGATGACAACATTCGTGAGGCTTTTGTGAAGCACCCTTTCTGTATGCTGAAATCTGTGCAGAAAATTGAGGCCTGCGTTGGATTCTTTGTCAAAGAACTCGGTTGGGAGCCTGCTGAAGTAACCAATAATCCGGTTCTTCTCTCGCTGGATTTGGACAAAAGGATTGTTCCGAGGGCTGCTGTCATGAAGATTCTTATCTCCAATGGTGTCATTAAGAGTGGCAGGCATGCTTCTGCATATTATGTTTCTGAAGAGGAGTTTTTTAAGAAGTATGTTAATCGTGA